One window of Selenomonadales bacterium genomic DNA carries:
- a CDS encoding VRR-NUC domain-containing protein, with protein sequence MREKTIERKLVQAVRAMGGIAPKFISPGFDGMPDRLVLLPNKIAFVEVKRHGEKPSPLQEARHGLLRRLGFKVYVLDDEGQIQQILNEVRCANGRLISKG encoded by the coding sequence ATGCGGGAGAAAACCATAGAGCGGAAACTTGTCCAAGCGGTAAGGGCGATGGGCGGTATCGCGCCCAAATTCATAAGCCCCGGCTTCGATGGGATGCCTGACCGCCTTGTGCTTCTGCCGAATAAAATAGCTTTTGTGGAAGTCAAGCGGCATGGGGAGAAACCCAGCCCATTGCAGGAAGCAAGACATGGGCTGCTCCGGCGCCTGGGATTCAAAGTCTACGTCTTGGACGATGAAGGGCAGATACAACAAATTCTTAATGAGGTGAGATGTGCAAATGGAAGGCTTATTAGCAAGGGCTGA